One Spinacia oleracea cultivar Varoflay chromosome 4, BTI_SOV_V1, whole genome shotgun sequence DNA segment encodes these proteins:
- the LOC110797240 gene encoding probable L-cysteine desulfhydrase, chloroplastic: MASDSLPSPENGAHTPKKPKLNHLPLHHQQQPPQDEQDQTAIKTLISPSEIAAEFAHHDPAIARVNNGSFGCCPSSVISAQRRWQLLFLRQPDLFYFSLLRPGIDSSRRLLLPLINASRLDEISLVDNATTATAVVLQYVSRAFSERRFAPGDAAVMLHYAYGSVKKSVHAYVSRAGGHVIEVPLPFPVFDSGEIVREFRNALNLAKLENRRVRLAVIDHITSMPCVVLPVKELVQICREEGVDQVFIDGAHAIGCLKIDMEDIGADFYTSNLHKWFFCPPSVAFLYCRKKERKEQEDGGLEYDDVHHPVVSHEYGNGLPVESAWIGTRDYSSQLVVPEVLEFVSRFEGGIEGIMKRNHDKVIEMGEMLAKAWGTHLGCSPEMCASMVMVGLPTCLGIKNDDDVMKLRTHFREKFGVEVPIYFRPPKEGEVGCVTGYARISHQVYNTVDDYYKFRDAVNQLVQDGFTCAELNG; the protein is encoded by the coding sequence CCctccaccaccaacaacaacctCCACAAGATGAACAAGATCAAACCGCtatcaaaaccctaatttctccCTCCGAAATCGCCGCTGAATTCGCCCACCATGACCCCGCCATTGCCCGCGTCAACAACGGAAGTTTCGGATGCTGTCCCTCCTCCGTCATCTCCGCCCAACGACGGTGGCAGCTCCTCTTCCTCCGCCAACCCGATTTGTTctacttctctctcctccgcccCGGGATTGACTCCTCCCGCCGTCTTCTCCTCCCCTTAATCAACGCCTCTCGCCTCGACGAAATCTCACTCGTCGACAACGCCACCACTGCCACCGCTGTTGTCCTTCAGTATGTCTCCCGCGCTTTCTCCGAACGGAGATTTGCCCCCGGTGACGCCGCTGTTATGCTCCATTACGCGTACGGTTCCGTGAAGAAGTCTGTTCATGCGTACGTCTCGCGCGCCGGTGGCCATGTTATTGAGGTACCTCTTCCATTTCCGGTTTTCGATAGCGGTGAGATTGTTAGGGAGTTTAGGAATGCATTGAATTTGGCGAAGTTGGAGAATCGTAGGGTTAGGTTGGCTGTTATTGATCATATTACTTCTATGCCTTGTGTTGTTTTGCCTGTTAAAGAGTTAGTGCAAATTTGTAGGGAGGAAGGTGTTGATCAGGTTTTTATTGATGGGGCTCATGCAATTGGGTGTTTGAAGATTGATATGGAGGATATTGGGGCTGATTTCTATACCAGTAATTTGCATAAATGGTTCTTTTGTCCGCCTTCGGTAGCCTTTTTGTATTGCAGGAAGAAGGAGAGGAAGGAACAAGAGGATGGTGGGTTGGAGTATGATGATGTTCATCATCCTGTGGTTTCGCATGAGTATGGGAACGGGTTGCCGGTGGAGAGCGCGTGGATTGGGACTCGGGATTATAGCTCCCAGCTCGTGGTGCCGGAGGTTTTGGAGTTTGTTAGTCGGTTCGAGGGCGGGATTGAAGGGATTATGAAGAGGAATCATGATAAGGTTATTGAGATGGGGGAGATGTTGGCGAAAGCTTGGGGGACACATTTGGGGTGCTCCCCTGAAATGTGTGCGAGTATGGTTATGGTGGGGTTGCCTACTTGTTTGGGGATTAAGAATGATGATGATGTCATGAAGTTGAGGACCCATTTTAGGGAGAAGTTTGGGGTTGAGGTTCCGATTTATTTCAGGCCACCCAAGGAAGGGGAGGTCGGGTGTGTGACTGGTTATGCTCGGATTTCTCACCAGGTTTATAATACAGTTGATGATTATTATAAGTTTAGGGACGCGGTTAATCAATTGGTGCAAGATGGATTTACCTGCGCTGAACTCAATGGTTAG